In Phaseolus vulgaris cultivar G19833 chromosome 3, P. vulgaris v2.0, whole genome shotgun sequence, the sequence GACCTTGTATGGTGTGATCAAATGGTACAAGAATCCATATACAATATCAGTTATCAGTCTTTGGAATGTCACCCACACTGTTGGAGCTATCTTGAAGTCCTTGAGACGAAGAATAATGGCTTGAAGCACTCCCAGCACTGCCACCTATGATGGTTCTATCTTCTATCACTGAATGCTTGCCCTTCCTTCCTCCAGAAGTGCAACCCTacagaaattgaaaataatgtaGTTAGTTTGAGCATTGAGGCAACTTTAATTTTCAAGACTTGGTTAAAGTTTCTTAATACTTGCAAATAGGACATTGTTTACTTTTAATCAATATTCCTGAAGATATCATCATATGAGATGAAAATTAAGAATTCTCGACATGTGAGgactaaattatattttaaaaaaaatcatgaatccAGATTTTTTGTAACCTACCTGTTGTGTTGATGATGATCCAGGCATCTTGAGTTCAAGTTCTGTGGCCACATCGTGAGATTTGCTACATCTTTCAGCATCACTACTAGGCCTTCTATCACCCGATGACTTGCTAAAAGATTCCCTTTGGTTGGACACATGGGACGTGGAAGCATACAGCACAGATGGTGGCTCAACTGGGGCATTAGATGGAGTAGAATATGGGACGTACATTGAACAAGGACTAGGAATGTGATGAGGGTTTTGATTTCCAAAGAAAGGAAAAGGTTGAAGAGATGGGTGGATCGAAATTGGTGCAGGAGGGATAGGTATAGGAAGTGGATAAGAGTAAGGTGGATTAATGACAACAGAATGGTCAATTGCACTCCATGATGGGAACATGATTCTCACTCTCTGCTGATACTGGGCATTGAGATTTTCTATATCAGATTTAAGAGATGTCTTCTCTTCTCTGAGTTCATTTTTTTCCTGCATTAGCTGcaaattataaaattgacaGAAGGAATAAGCAAACAGAAGATAGTGCTGTAAACTTGTGATGAAATTTAAACAAGTAAGAACCTTACTTCGTGTGACTCTTCAGAAAGTGCTTTATGTTCAGTTTTAAGCCTACTAACTTCAGCAGCTAAGTCCTTTAGCATTTGGACGGTTTCAGTAAGGATAGTTGCCTTGTCATTCTTGGGTCTATCCGGATCTGTATTAGTTCAAAGAGCATAAATATCTCAGTAATGTTATGTTATAAATGCTACATCAAATTGGTAATATATGTTGGAATGGACATAAAAACTTGGACTATATGTGTGTctgtataaatatataaatatatatttatatatatccTTACTAAAGATGTCTATACAAAAAGAAACCCTGATTCTTGGAGGCCTCAAAGTCAAATATACTATACAATAACCAGAAAAATTGTAACACCCCTGATTCTTGGAGGCCTCAAAGTCAAATatacttaaaattataaaagaactACTTGCACTAGCCATTTACAGCACGAGATCAAGATTCAAAGAATGTTCTTGTTTCAGCTATCAGCACAGAATCAGTCATATCAGTAGGTTCTTCCAGCAAAGATTATGACTAAAAAGGTGAATTGTGTATATTATCCACACAACAGACATGCTTTTATCCATTATTCGCCCAACTCTTGTCATTTAGTATTAGATCTTAGGCAATAAATGAGATTTTGAAGTTTTTAAgggaaataaatataaacttttATCCATTTTCTCCTCCTGTCACTAACCAGGGGATCGACTATGTATCAATCAGATTTCTCTTCCTTTTGACTTTATGATCTGTTAGGGATTAGGTGAATTTGAGGCTACAAAATAAATAGAATTTAACTTCTGTCCACCATCAGGATAATTATTTTTACACagtcaaataattaaaataaccaTGGATATGACTTTTGAAATAGTTATTACAGAATTAACATTCTTACAATATGTAATTGGAAACAATgcaaaaacatttatttatttttattcaacaaTAATCTTGCCGGGTAACTGAAGGCATATTGCAAAAGATGCTTCTTATACGTTGTTTCTACATCCCCAGCCAATAAGAAGAGTGGGTACCATACTAGTTAAGAGGGGATAACAGTGACTTCGAGTAATAATAGACTATGCACTCAAAGTATTAAATCGTTTCACATGTCAACCAATCACAAACCTCTATGCAAGGTAAGTTTATTGACTTTAATAATAGTTACCTTAATGCTATGCTTGGAAGAGATGGAAGTGAGaggaaagaaaatataaagaaagaacGGATAACAATTTTTTCTTGGTTTGGTAGGAGAAAAAGTGAGGAAAATAATAAGAGAAATGACTTCAGACAAAAATTCAAACCTTttataaatgttaaataaagaaatataaacaGAGAGAGAATAAATTACTAATGCTTTGTTCAAGGTggttgtatattttttttaatttagttttcaaATGTAATTTTCAAATCAAAACGTGTTCGGCAAAAAAAATGAGTTGAAATTATTCATCTCAAATTTGAAGCACTTTTACCTCTATtttcaaaatgaagaaaaatggaCTTTATGAATTTgtcttttagttttaaaatgcACACTCTTGATACCTTTGGCAATGACACTTCTCAATGGTGTCCACGttaccaccaccaccaccaccaaaaCCAACACCGCCACAACCACCACTACCTCTactatcatcatcatcatcatctccaCCACCACCATGGTCATTG encodes:
- the LOC137806147 gene encoding transcription factor bHLH121-like isoform X2, with amino-acid sequence MDHPNPPHSTTPKHASDSLRRATPSSNRFRTLREREGTGEGEKEDPSASRKVLKADREKLRRDRLNEHFQELGNTLDPDRPKNDKATILTETVQMLKDLAAEVSRLKTEHKALSEESHEEKNELREEKTSLKSDIENLNAQYQQRVRIMFPSWSAIDHSVVINPPYSYPLPIPIPPAPISIHPSLQPFPFFGNQNPHHIPSPCSMYVPYSTPSNAPVEPPSVLYASTSHVSNQRESFSKSSGDRRPSSDAERCSKSHDVATELELKMPGSSSTQQGCTSGGRKGKHSVIEDRTIIGGSAGSASSHYSSSQGLQDSSNSVGDIPKTDN
- the LOC137806147 gene encoding transcription factor bHLH121-like isoform X1 encodes the protein MDHPNPPHSTTPKHASDSLRRATPSSNRFRTLREREGTGEGEKEDPSASRKVLKADREKLRRDRLNEHFQELGNTLDPDRPKNDKATILTETVQMLKDLAAEVSRLKTEHKALSEESHELMQEKNELREEKTSLKSDIENLNAQYQQRVRIMFPSWSAIDHSVVINPPYSYPLPIPIPPAPISIHPSLQPFPFFGNQNPHHIPSPCSMYVPYSTPSNAPVEPPSVLYASTSHVSNQRESFSKSSGDRRPSSDAERCSKSHDVATELELKMPGSSSTQQGCTSGGRKGKHSVIEDRTIIGGSAGSASSHYSSSQGLQDSSNSVGDIPKTDN